In the Leifsonia sp. 466MF genome, one interval contains:
- a CDS encoding carbohydrate ABC transporter permease, protein MTTHDRQLSRPRRTPLTWVRGGGLSSLLFLLPMLVIFGIFSWWPIVRSVVMSFQHTNLVSAPTWVGWDNFVQVVNDPLFWTAVGNTAWFAFLALLLGYPIPLIAAVLMSEVKRAKGLYSALAYLPVVVPPVVAVLLWKFFYDARPDGVFNTILGWIGIPPQPWIQSATQAMPSLVVEATWAAAGGTIIIYLAAITGVAPELYDAAEVDGAGIWRKIWHVTLPQLRSVLLITLILQIIGTAQVFLEPFLFTGGGPVDSTVTILLLIYRYAFQNSLGGDYGAATALSLMLAAFLAVLSLVYFRLTKSWSQN, encoded by the coding sequence GTGACAACACACGATCGACAGCTGAGCCGTCCCCGCCGCACACCCCTGACCTGGGTGCGCGGCGGGGGCCTCAGCTCCCTGCTGTTCCTGCTGCCGATGCTCGTGATCTTCGGCATCTTCTCCTGGTGGCCCATCGTGCGGAGCGTCGTCATGAGCTTCCAGCACACCAATCTGGTGAGCGCGCCCACCTGGGTCGGCTGGGACAACTTCGTGCAGGTGGTGAACGATCCGCTGTTCTGGACGGCGGTCGGCAACACCGCCTGGTTCGCCTTCCTCGCGCTGCTGCTCGGGTACCCCATCCCGCTCATCGCGGCGGTGCTGATGAGCGAGGTGAAGCGCGCGAAGGGCCTGTACAGCGCGCTCGCGTACCTGCCCGTGGTCGTACCGCCGGTGGTGGCGGTGCTGCTGTGGAAGTTCTTCTACGACGCCCGCCCGGACGGCGTGTTCAACACGATCCTCGGATGGATCGGGATCCCGCCGCAGCCGTGGATCCAGTCGGCGACGCAGGCGATGCCGTCTCTCGTCGTCGAGGCGACCTGGGCCGCGGCGGGCGGAACGATCATCATCTACCTGGCCGCGATCACCGGAGTGGCGCCGGAGCTGTATGACGCGGCCGAGGTCGACGGTGCGGGCATCTGGCGCAAGATCTGGCACGTCACGCTGCCGCAGCTGCGCAGCGTCCTGCTGATCACGCTCATCCTGCAGATCATCGGCACGGCGCAGGTGTTCCTCGAACCGTTCCTCTTCACCGGCGGCGGCCCGGTCGACTCGACCGTCACCATCCTGCTGCTCATCTACCGGTACGCGTTCCAGAACTCGCTCGGCGGCGACTACGGCGCCGCCACCGCGCTCAGTCTGATGCTGGCGGCGTTCCTCGCCGTGCTGTCCCTCGTGTACTTCCGCCTCACCAAGTCCTGGAGCCAGAATTGA